GCGCGCATCGTCCTGGCCACCCCCCATGCCCGCATCTGGACGGGGCGCTGGTTCCGGGCCTGGGTCGGCACCACCGAGGTGCCCGACCCGGTGCTGCTGATCTCGGTCCTGGCGGATCGGGACATCGACATCTACCTGGCCCTGGATACCGGCCCGCGGCCCCCGTGGCTGGAGGCGGTCCTGGACCCGCACGAACCGGCGGCCACCTCCAGTCCCCGGGAGCGGCTGGAGGAACTGCGGGAGCGGGTCGACCGTGCCCTTGACATCTACAACGAATGCCGCCGCCAGCTGGAGCAGGGTGACCCGCAGCGCCGCGAGGAGCTGGAATTCTTCCTCGACCTGGCCCGCCGCGAGGTGGAGGAACTCGGACAGGAGCTTCAGCGGCTGAAGGAAACCCTGCCCGATACCGAGTGACCCGCAGCGGTTGCTCGCCCGCGCCGCTCCGTTTGGCGGTGCCGCCGCGCATGGCAACCGGGTCCGGGCGGCGCCTCCGACTCACGCCCGCGCCGTGGCGCCCCGCGCCGCCTCCCTGCGCGCCGCGCCAGCCGCCCCGGGGCAAGCAGCGTCTCCGAAGACGGCGTACCGGCCGCCGCGTTTCGGGCGGCCGGCGGACCGCGGCGCCCGGGCCGCCAGGCCACTGCACGGCGAGGGCGGGTTCACGGCACCCGGCCGCCGGCCCAGGCCGCGGCACGGTACCTGCCGGTCCGCGGTGCCATGGCCGAGGCCCGTCACTCACGGCACGGCGGCAGGTCGCCGGTGGGTCGCCGCCAGAAGCTCCTGGTACAGCTTCAGGATGCGCGCCAGGATGACATCGCTATCGTATGCCTGGGCCGCCTGCTGGGCGGCCCGGCCCATTCTGGCGCGCAGGGCGGGGTCGTCCACCAGGCGCCGGCAAGCGGCGGCCAGCTCGCCCGCCTCTTCTGCCACCATCAGTCCCGCTTTCCCTGCCGCCACCACCTCGTGGGACACCTCGCTGGCCACCGCGACCACGGGCAAGCCCGCGGCCATGGCTTCGATCACCACAAGCCCCTGGGTCTCGGTCACCGACGGGAACACGTAGACATCGGCGGCGCGGTAGAACGCGGCGATCCGCTCAGGCGGTACGGCCCCTGGAAGCCGGACCCGGCCCGACAGGCCCCAGGCGCCCACCGCCCGCTCCATGCTCTCCCGCAGGGGGCCGTCGCCGACCAGCACTAGGCGTGCCTGCGGCCGCTCGGCCGCCAGCAACCGGAAAGCCTGCAGGAGCAGGGGCAGGTTCTTCTCGCGGCTCAGCCGTCCCGTGTAAAGCAAGACGACGTCCTGGCTGGCGAACCCCAGCTGGCAACGCAGCCGCATCCGTTCGGCGGGGTCGACCCCCGCGAACCGTCCTACGGGGATGCCCGTGGGCACGACCTCGATGGGCGCCTGTACCCCCAGGCCGGCCACCTCCCGGGCGATGGCCCGGGTGGGCGCAATCACCAGTTGGCACGCATTGCAGAAGCGGCGCACGTAGGCGTTCAGCGCCGGGGCCAGAACGGAGCCCGCGCCGGGTGCATAGTGGCGCAGGTAGACGTCATAGCGGGTGTGGAAGGTGAAGCAAAGGGGCCGGTTCAGCGTGCGCGCCGCATCCAGGGCCATGCGCCCCATGACGAAGGGCGTGTGGGTATGCAGGATGTCGAGGCCCAGGCGTGCCACCGCCTCCCGCACCCGGCCCTGGCGCGGGACAGGGATGCGAAACTGGGGATACAGGGGTGCGGCTACCGAGGGGAAGCGGACCACCCGCGATTCCTCCTGGGGGTCACCCGGACCGCCCAGGGCCGCCGGATAGCGCGGGCCAAACACGTACACCTCGTGGCCCGCCCTTTCCATCCCCTGTCGCAGGGTCTGGATGGAGCGCACCACGCCGCTGATGTACGGCGTGTAGCTGTCGCTGAACATCCCGATTCGCATGAA
This is a stretch of genomic DNA from Thermaerobacter sp. PB12/4term. It encodes these proteins:
- a CDS encoding glycosyltransferase, which encodes MRIGMFSDSYTPYISGVVRSIQTLRQGMERAGHEVYVFGPRYPAALGGPGDPQEESRVVRFPSVAAPLYPQFRIPVPRQGRVREAVARLGLDILHTHTPFVMGRMALDAARTLNRPLCFTFHTRYDVYLRHYAPGAGSVLAPALNAYVRRFCNACQLVIAPTRAIAREVAGLGVQAPIEVVPTGIPVGRFAGVDPAERMRLRCQLGFASQDVVLLYTGRLSREKNLPLLLQAFRLLAAERPQARLVLVGDGPLRESMERAVGAWGLSGRVRLPGAVPPERIAAFYRAADVYVFPSVTETQGLVVIEAMAAGLPVVAVASEVSHEVVAAGKAGLMVAEEAGELAAACRRLVDDPALRARMGRAAQQAAQAYDSDVILARILKLYQELLAATHRRPAAVP